One window of Metamycoplasma arthritidis genomic DNA carries:
- a CDS encoding phosphatidate cytidylyltransferase, translated as MAAVFYLVFTLYGTYEVIQHNKLHYFYNYFLALIGLIIWIFPLNLWQDIDQLFWTTKTSNITNFLQQYIGGKGTLIYQSFIAYIIVFVAVSLVMLINLKNYKNTHDFISYYLITLFSIIYLPLTGKLLFIYNTQNLYLFFAVALIPMIVDTFGYFGGMLLGHKLFKRKFCPKISPKKTWEGAIVSYLFGAIFVFILMYLGKLTNNHTFTIFNNYIQLIVGIIFLPAIAIIGDLLFSLLKRRMKVKDFSNLIPGHGGLMDRFDSLSLVIMATSIILLF; from the coding sequence GTGGCAGCAGTTTTTTATTTAGTTTTTACATTGTATGGAACATACGAAGTTATTCAGCACAACAAATTGCATTATTTTTATAACTATTTCTTGGCGTTGATTGGATTAATTATTTGGATTTTCCCACTTAACTTGTGACAAGATATAGATCAACTATTTTGAACGACAAAGACTTCTAATATAACTAATTTTTTACAGCAATATATCGGCGGTAAAGGGACTTTAATCTATCAAAGCTTTATTGCTTATATCATTGTTTTTGTCGCAGTAAGTCTAGTAATGCTTATTAACTTAAAAAATTACAAAAATACTCATGATTTTATTAGCTATTATTTAATTACTTTATTTAGCATAATTTATTTGCCATTGACCGGAAAATTACTTTTTATTTATAATACTCAAAATCTATATTTATTCTTTGCTGTAGCTTTAATTCCGATGATTGTTGACACTTTTGGTTACTTTGGAGGTATGCTACTTGGCCACAAACTTTTTAAACGCAAATTTTGTCCAAAAATAAGTCCTAAAAAAACTTGAGAAGGAGCAATAGTTTCCTATCTTTTTGGTGCTATTTTTGTCTTTATACTAATGTATTTGGGCAAACTAACAAACAATCACACTTTTACTATTTTTAATAACTACATTCAATTAATTGTTGGCATTATTTTCCTGCCAGCTATTGCCATAATTGGCGATTTACTTTTTTCACTACTTAAAAGAAGAATGAAGGTTAAAGATTTTTCTAATTTAATTCCGGGTCATGGTGGACTAATGGACCGCTTTGATTCGCTTTCATTAGTAATAATGGCAACTTCAATAATCTTATTATTCTAA
- a CDS encoding AAA family ATPase, with product MKLIKVEAHGFKSFADKVTLMFDGGVVAIIGPNGSGKSNINDAIRWVLGETSSKALRGDNMEDVIFSGSKTEKEMNRAEVILTFDNRDRAVSIPHDFFTISRVLHRGKGQNEYYINGELARQKDIKEIAMESGISKSSLAIISQGTISDIAEATPERRREIFEEASGTSMYRVRKIEAQRKLERTQEALDQITVLVQELEKQLKPLQRQAEKAKIYKEKTEQLKDVEVTLLVHDFINFSERLTVLEKDAKEFEFVKEDLETRISTYEAAIKQKSTIINDLEKTVETIQNELEKVKNDITSLEIRSAKETKHREMVLSGEIKVSTQDQIASLKELLSELSTKISSYKKFISDKSTEISEIQERTVKRSSSISELKRQFTSEAEKLNRVKSRIEVIKEVRDNRSNLAKGTKNVIENAHLFRGYKALVSQIIEVDAKYARAIETVLASALQHIVVDKSETAVAAIEFLKQNNGGRATFIPLASINPRMVNEQHLVVAQTQRGFLGVASELVQSDSEYEILRRFLLGNILVVDTIDNANRISKLLEKRYMVVTLDGDIIRVGGVMSGGEASQAVSVFGIDEQIKELEKYIPALEKNLATLSEKINNLEYEQQKDITYSTNLTLEKTSYESQHELLIQKFDDARVKYQQLSDEKLELEENIDFAASLNSLSLKRSDLNASLRTQSEILRNLREELYQLNFKKSEADVEIRDILNQNASKIAEKARAESAIENAKKRLSEQYGMLFETAKEFYNPEIDFAVARKLVEGLRQDLRELGHVNLDAIQQLEEVESRYNSVKEQEEEIVNAKNTIEEAIEEMDKIIVDRISQTVDLVNGEFKFVFAKMFGGGMAEIRYTDPENLLESGIDVIAQPPGKSIKNLKLFSGGEKALIAISLLFSILKAKPLPLCILDEVEAALDEANVIRFAEFLQSLKTDTQFIVITHRQGTMERVDKLYGATMQKRGVTTFFSVNLSEAKKLVDENTNN from the coding sequence ATGAAATTAATCAAAGTCGAAGCCCATGGATTTAAATCATTCGCTGATAAAGTAACACTAATGTTTGACGGTGGCGTTGTTGCTATTATTGGTCCTAATGGTTCGGGTAAATCAAATATTAATGATGCTATTCGTTGAGTTTTAGGAGAAACTAGTTCCAAAGCCTTGCGGGGCGATAATATGGAAGATGTTATTTTCTCAGGATCAAAAACCGAAAAAGAAATGAATCGTGCTGAAGTCATTTTAACTTTTGACAATCGTGATCGTGCTGTTTCAATTCCGCATGACTTTTTCACAATTTCGCGGGTTTTACATCGTGGTAAAGGGCAAAATGAATACTACATTAATGGCGAACTAGCACGTCAAAAAGATATTAAAGAAATTGCGATGGAAAGTGGAATTTCAAAATCTTCGCTTGCAATTATTAGTCAAGGAACTATTAGTGATATTGCTGAAGCGACTCCCGAAAGAAGACGTGAAATCTTTGAAGAAGCAAGTGGAACTTCAATGTATCGAGTAAGAAAGATTGAAGCACAACGAAAACTTGAAAGAACACAAGAAGCTCTTGATCAAATTACTGTTTTAGTTCAAGAATTAGAAAAACAACTAAAGCCCTTACAACGTCAAGCTGAAAAAGCTAAAATTTACAAAGAAAAAACTGAACAACTTAAAGATGTTGAAGTTACTTTGTTAGTTCATGATTTTATTAATTTTTCAGAACGTCTAACAGTTTTGGAAAAAGATGCAAAAGAATTTGAATTTGTTAAAGAAGATCTTGAAACTAGAATCAGTACCTACGAAGCCGCAATTAAACAAAAATCAACTATTATTAATGACCTTGAAAAAACTGTTGAAACAATTCAAAATGAACTTGAAAAAGTAAAAAATGATATTACTAGCTTAGAAATTAGAAGTGCTAAGGAAACAAAACATCGTGAAATGGTACTAAGCGGGGAAATTAAAGTTTCGACTCAAGACCAAATCGCTTCGTTAAAAGAACTTTTAAGCGAACTAAGTACCAAAATTTCATCGTATAAAAAATTCATTAGTGATAAAAGCACTGAAATTTCTGAAATTCAAGAAAGAACCGTCAAAAGATCGTCATCAATTTCAGAACTTAAACGTCAATTTACTAGTGAAGCCGAAAAACTAAATCGTGTTAAAAGTAGAATTGAAGTAATTAAAGAAGTCCGTGATAATCGCTCAAATTTAGCCAAGGGAACTAAGAATGTTATTGAAAACGCACATTTATTTAGGGGTTATAAAGCTTTAGTTAGTCAAATTATTGAAGTTGATGCAAAATACGCTAGAGCAATTGAAACAGTTTTAGCAAGTGCCTTACAACACATCGTTGTAGATAAATCAGAAACCGCTGTAGCAGCAATTGAATTTCTAAAGCAAAATAACGGCGGACGGGCAACATTTATTCCATTAGCTTCAATTAATCCTCGAATGGTAAATGAACAACACCTAGTAGTTGCACAAACACAACGAGGTTTTTTAGGTGTTGCTAGTGAATTAGTTCAAAGTGATAGTGAATATGAAATACTACGGAGATTCTTACTGGGAAACATTTTAGTAGTAGATACAATTGATAATGCTAACCGAATTTCAAAATTATTAGAAAAACGCTATATGGTCGTTACTCTTGATGGCGACATTATTAGAGTTGGTGGTGTCATGAGCGGGGGTGAAGCTTCGCAAGCGGTTTCAGTCTTTGGTATTGACGAGCAAATCAAAGAGCTGGAAAAATACATTCCGGCACTTGAAAAAAATCTAGCTACTCTAAGCGAAAAAATTAATAATCTTGAATATGAACAACAAAAAGACATTACTTATTCAACCAACTTAACATTAGAAAAAACTTCATACGAAAGTCAACATGAACTTTTAATTCAAAAATTTGACGATGCTCGTGTTAAATATCAACAACTTTCAGATGAAAAATTAGAACTTGAAGAAAATATCGATTTTGCTGCTTCATTAAATAGTTTAAGCCTAAAACGTAGTGATCTAAACGCTTCATTAAGAACACAAAGTGAAATTTTGCGAAACCTAAGAGAAGAGCTTTACCAACTTAACTTCAAGAAAAGTGAAGCCGATGTTGAAATTAGAGACATTTTAAACCAAAACGCAAGTAAAATTGCTGAAAAAGCTCGAGCCGAAAGCGCCATTGAAAATGCCAAAAAGCGTCTTTCTGAACAATATGGTATGTTATTTGAAACAGCTAAAGAATTCTATAATCCTGAAATTGATTTTGCCGTAGCTAGAAAATTAGTTGAAGGGCTTCGCCAAGATCTTCGTGAATTAGGTCATGTTAACTTAGATGCTATTCAACAACTAGAAGAAGTTGAAAGCAGATACAATAGCGTCAAAGAACAAGAAGAAGAAATTGTTAATGCTAAAAATACAATTGAAGAAGCCATTGAAGAAATGGACAAAATAATTGTTGATCGTATTAGTCAAACAGTAGATTTAGTCAATGGCGAATTTAAGTTTGTTTTTGCCAAAATGTTTGGGGGCGGTATGGCAGAAATTCGCTACACCGATCCCGAAAACTTACTAGAATCAGGAATTGATGTTATTGCTCAACCTCCTGGCAAATCAATTAAAAATCTTAAACTGTTCTCTGGTGGTGAAAAGGCACTTATTGCTATTTCCTTACTATTTTCAATTCTAAAAGCGAAACCACTACCACTTTGTATCTTAGACGAAGTAGAAGCGGCTTTAGATGAAGCTAACGTTATAAGATTTGCTGAGTTTTTACAAAGTTTAAAAACTGATACACAATTTATTGTTATTACTCACCGTCAAGGTACTATGGAAAGAGTTGATAAATTATATGGAGCTACCATGCAAAAGCGTGGAGTTACCACCTTCTTTAGTGTTAACCTATCAGAAGCTAAAAAATTAGTTGATGAAAATACAAATAATTAA
- a CDS encoding AEC family transporter has protein sequence MDTNPGILFQGIITNTGLWAAIIATITITLLGFLLYKFKVLNDQGTLSIQKIIINVLLPFLAFYSFMKNAEKTDIKTLGIVFGLSALYYILLTTIALIWVKLVPQAVPKKIILRAEREFNEWQDSQELEQKEIFNKSAFLDSLKKKHLVTWLMCIYGSNILFATPIIMGVYPQGIQLGALNIWNILYYVGGFGLAYTLISGVRFTKKEFKFTLKKALLNPSLLAILGALILWSSQYIPGAGSTIRDLPLTGEGAKSGTVLIGNQEVVKTFSQVGTFGPNFSKIYAYTYADGKVQWVVWDSIKQLYVPYQGKPTGWFDLNVTMPYLAKPISILASLVSPLIWIVIGTSLAKTDLRAMFASKQNWLFLMFKMILMPALILVMLIPFVKAKILDPSVGAVLVMTGSVPPGTTVVIYSQHFKTHENYTSQVSSLCTMLSFIFIPIWLVIGVVVLQVI, from the coding sequence ATGGATACAAATCCTGGGATATTATTTCAAGGAATAATAACCAATACTGGTTTATGAGCAGCAATAATAGCAACAATAACCATAACGTTGCTAGGTTTTTTGCTTTATAAATTCAAGGTCTTAAACGACCAAGGAACATTGAGCATCCAAAAAATAATTATCAATGTATTATTACCATTTTTAGCATTTTATTCTTTCATGAAAAATGCAGAAAAAACCGATATTAAGACTTTGGGTATTGTTTTCGGACTTAGTGCCCTTTATTATATTTTATTAACTACCATCGCCCTTATTTGAGTGAAACTAGTGCCCCAAGCAGTACCTAAAAAAATTATTTTGCGTGCTGAAAGAGAATTTAACGAATGACAAGATTCGCAAGAATTAGAACAAAAAGAAATCTTTAACAAATCAGCTTTTTTAGATAGTTTAAAGAAAAAACACTTAGTTACATGATTAATGTGTATTTATGGTTCTAATATTTTGTTTGCTACTCCAATTATCATGGGAGTATACCCTCAAGGAATTCAGCTAGGAGCGCTAAATATTTGAAATATTTTATACTATGTTGGCGGATTTGGGCTTGCATATACATTAATTTCAGGAGTTAGATTTACTAAAAAAGAATTCAAATTTACTCTTAAAAAAGCTTTACTTAATCCTTCCCTTTTAGCCATTTTAGGTGCACTGATTTTGTGATCTTCACAATACATTCCTGGAGCAGGATCAACAATTAGAGATTTACCTTTAACAGGAGAAGGTGCTAAAAGTGGCACAGTTCTTATTGGCAATCAAGAGGTTGTAAAAACATTCAGTCAAGTAGGAACTTTTGGTCCTAACTTTAGTAAAATCTACGCTTACACTTACGCTGATGGTAAGGTTCAATGAGTAGTTTGAGATTCAATTAAACAACTTTATGTTCCTTATCAAGGCAAACCAACAGGGTGATTTGACTTAAATGTAACAATGCCATATTTAGCAAAACCTATTAGCATTTTAGCATCTCTTGTTAGCCCACTCATTTGAATTGTTATTGGTACTAGTTTGGCTAAAACCGATCTTAGAGCAATGTTTGCAAGCAAACAAAATTGATTGTTCTTGATGTTTAAAATGATTCTAATGCCAGCACTTATCTTGGTGATGCTAATTCCATTTGTCAAAGCCAAAATTTTAGATCCTAGTGTTGGTGCCGTGCTTGTGATGACTGGTTCAGTCCCTCCGGGAACAACTGTTGTTATTTATTCACAACACTTTAAAACTCATGAAAACTACACGTCGCAAGTAAGTAGTTTGTGCACCATGTTAAGCTTTATTTTCATTCCGATTTGATTAGTGATTGGTGTGGTAGTTCTACAAGTTATTTAG